The sequence below is a genomic window from Lolium perenne isolate Kyuss_39 chromosome 4, Kyuss_2.0, whole genome shotgun sequence.
CGGGAATtctccaccaaactgcctaagttatccatttaTGTACCTTTTCACCCTGCTGGTCATGTAGGCCTATATAAGGACCCTGGacgcctcctttaccccttagacataattttgagcttaaaccaactttgagcttagtctccctagggttagcatccatcttggacaagcatccctttgtaatcaaggcactcttgttgttgatttggatattgttgagtgagattctagtgcaagccactctctctctctcaccaatccccttttctccaaccccaatctctcaccgggaattctgccgcgtgcctcttccgggtgattctattggcgtggtccatcgagccacgagggtaagcatcgggtgtatcgggttggtgtgcgtgcgtgagtaccggtgttcctcgtgttcttcgtgttcctcgcgctctcccaccttttccccttggattttgggtcaaatcgcgagatcgggccaaacactagatctcagatctcatcaataTTTCTACATAATTACAACTCGAGGGCAAGGATCCTACGGTACAACTCGTAGATCATGTACCCGTCTTTTGCTGTGTACTCAAGGTGCATCGGGGAGAGTGTCTTAGTCTCCCATCAGTCGTGCTTGTCAGATGAGAACTTTGTCTTCATGTTCTTGTAGGACCCGTCGATGATGGCCTCTGCTAGATTAGCCATTCCTACTCGGCTCTTGAATATATCTTGGATGTCAATGTGGTACAGCTTTGGAATATGCATCTTGGCTCAGGCAAGCATGACCTTGTCGTTCCTAGTGTCAATGCTCGCGAAAGTAATACCCTTGCGCTCAAAAAAATTGTTTAGAGCCTGACAATGTTTGAAGGAACTGTTGTAGTGGTACACGAGGACATGCTGCCGCATGGCGATTTGCACGACGGCCATCTCCTGTCGCTTGCACGTGCTACGTGGGGTGTACTCGAGGTCGAGTCCAACGAACATGTTCTTCTCCTTCTCGAGCCATTTCTCATACATGGCTAGGATTCGCTCCACAATAGCTTCTTCATTGGTGTAGACAACTTCTAGAGTTGTGGTTCCATGGGCAGTGATGTGATGGATCTTCGTATGGTTCCCAACGTCCATGCGTGGGAGGTAGAGCTACTGAGTGTGTGTGTGGAGGGGGGAGGGGTGGGAGGGATCGTTGTGGAATGAGTGAGGAAGAGTGTAGATGGATGCCGAAGAATGAATGGGAATTTGGTACTACCTCCTTCAATTAAAAGGCTAGTTTTGCATCACCACGAGACAATTTCTCATTGGACGCTAaaaattcttcctaagccacgtGCATTTATTTAATTAGAAGAAGTAACCCTCCTCCAATTACTCTCCAATCGCATGCTATTCCCTATGGTGAAACTTAGTGGGAGCATTTTTCTTAGTTGCATTCCTATTTGCTTCATTCTCCACCGCATTCACCTGCATGCAAATTAACATGCATAGGTAAGTTTGTTTCATTCTCCACCCCACATGCATGCAAACATGTTTCCACCGAGTATATTAATATTGGGTTGTTCCACTTCACGAGATTTTGGCACACGTTCAAACCATTGCATATTCGCATGTTCAACCGAAAATAATCTCTGGTTAAAGTGGGAGCATTTTTCTTAGTTGCATTCCCATTTGCAACTGAAAAAGTCTTAGCTACGAACCGCCCACTTGCAACAACCAAAAAAACTCGTATAAATTGCAACTGATGTGCACGAATCACGATGAAATCGGATGGCTCTGGACTTTAGCTGAATATATATAGATTTTTCTTCCACTTACAGATTGATCCGTTGGTTGAATCTTACATACCATATAGATCATGCTTGCAGTGACAATTCCACGTGGTACTAGACTTGTAAATCAAACAATGGTTCAAATCCTTAGCAGCACGATACTAAAAGTAAACCCTAAattacctaaaccctaaaccataaaccctaaaaatAAACCAAGAGGTTCTAGAATAGATATTCTAAACCCGACTTACCCACTCAACCGACAAATTAACCCACATCCGCAAACACTTTCTGGAAAGTTCACTCCACTTTTTAggaatttcatttttttttaaaaatcacTTCATTTTTGGAATGAATTCACTTTACTGTTTTCGAAGTTTACTGATCATTTTTTACAAGTTCCCTATTTCGAAGTTCACTGTATATTTTTTAGAATTTCATTTATATTTTTTGAAGTTCACTTATTAATTTGGGAAGTTCACTCAAttttttttgggaagttcacttgaTTTTTTCAAAGTTCATTACATTTTTTAAAGTTCATTTTTTGGAAGAAGTTCACTTCTTTTTTTAAAAACACTTTTTTAGAAAAATATCAAAAATAtcattaaaaaaattaaattcTAAAATGAAATGAAAATTCCTAAATTTCAAAAATGATGGAATTTAGAATTCAAAAAATCAAACAAACctagaaaataaaaaatattcAAGAAAACTAGTTAAAAAACAAGAAGTGCAAAATTCGAAGAGGCTACTGGCAGTGGTTAATCACGTTACATGTcttttaaacaaaacacaaactaTATATATAGTCTGTGTGACTGTAATTAAGCTTCTTAATAACAAATCTAACAATTGTGGCCCACACGTCAATGGTGATGTGGCATCCATGCTAACAAATTGATATGCGGAAGTTTCAAATAATTTAGAACATCCgtttatgtcaacacccggatttttaactccgaatgcctattatgtcatacattgcaatcccaggaatattgttgttgcgaggcataatagttaagtatcacagtcatcattcattacaaaccataaggtcttacaacttgaatcacatgatccatattacacgaatagttgatctattgatcaacgaacaaacacaaattcATAGCAGAAGCGTAAATATaattggactctctagtccacaggccaacgcttgacgttagaagctcctagttgtggtagacgtcctgctggtcgtcatcctcgtactgctgcttggcttcatattctggccatttgaatagccagggacaaagccgtgagtactttcaagtactcgcaaactaatactaaggtaagtactaacattgctattgagagtgttctaagctctaaggttatttgcataaagccaattttagtttagaaacattttagtaaacaactcctcatgtgctaactaactcaagtgggaacattagtgtcattcccacaactctgttgtgattcgaaaatcaaagtcaccgttcaagttcaaattcaccagtcacaaagatataaattctgatgacggaaacagtatggcctttccaactatccataaccgcggacgcggctattcgaataggtttacactctgcagaggttgcacacttgcgccagaacatttgattacatccgtcagggataaaccccgaataatcgtaactcagtacgtggatcatcaatcgttaacctttcacttacacatcctagtataggaacctctccccatgagcttggcctctcggtgataaccaactgttatcccgggaactgcacagggcttggccgtacaattcacctcaattcacgtcattcactttcaacggaggcagcctcggcataacccctatgacgcttgttcaaagggaacccatactaagacacataaatttccagctaagccttacccataatcaggtattgtgggggtactcaagcattggaatggtatcgcatccaactcaatcatcagtttttagccatttcaccaagtcaaaaattcatgtcatattcaccttcaaaatctttcaatggaaatgactcatcattccaaggttttcaccatcatcattttcacaacacatgttcccatctagagtagtcaattttagtttagcactagcatctaagtatgaggggtgctaagtaatttgctttgcttctaggctaactttgatattcttgtactaatccaatactaaccaagtgaatcatgaatcaaaaaaaatactttgataaacaaaagtaagtaaagcttgtgaagtaaaacttggaaaataggatcatgacataaagtaaatgggtaatgccttgctcatggtgagctttgcactttgcaagagtattatcttgccttggttggggaattggtcaaagtggtcttcttctccttggaagtagacctcctcctcctcttgatactcctcggtactagcgtctaaaatacgaatacggggtacacaatcatcataccaaacttatttactaaactaagcacgcacatgattcacacaacttaaactagcatcacacattactattaagttggtggatgtgttttcttatttaagaaaaataatttcctctcatactaacttaggtgttattttcaattacttagagaaataatttcctctcattatctaattaagatttaatttctctcatgaataatatatgacctaggttgaccaaagtcaacctattcatacttatcatttaagaaaatgatttaaatgaggtgtagtacctcatacactttaatcctatcatggtaaagatttaatatcatcaacaattcatatgagacctaaatgaccagagtctctacctcattttgaattggttgtgacaagatttaaatgagagaaaaactcccataagatttattaatagttttggacaatatctttgactagaaatagccatatagtccattaattaaactaggccatgatcattaaaagtaagcatggcatatttttgcagaaacaattagtacaagttaaatgtgaattataggagttggaaaaaactcaaaagcatttttggttgatttttaataattattctaaggcagaaaagtccctgccttgtttattttcctaatttaattctataaaagatctagggttcaattcagtggcattgtgtagataaattcataagctttccaaaaatataaaatttgtaaaatttggccaagtagatttgtccctattaaattttaaAGTTTACATCAGATTGCATATTTCTCTATTTTGAGTTTTCGAATTTgaaacgtgggctggcgggagaaTTAATGGGCTgtgcagagagagagaggaatgggccggcccagcttcgcagcaggccagctgacatggtgggggccacctgtcaatGGGTTATAACCAGTGAAACGGTACAGGGAAATaagggccgtgcgattagagaTGAGATCGACGGCCGAGAggggtcgtcttctccggcgagagggaggcttacgggaggcggaggtagggggtcggagaggtcgtcggagctccaGAGATCGTCTGAggggtgcgccgcgacgttggagtagatgaggaagcgtctggaagcagttgcgtcgtctggggcggcctccttctccggcgagctttggCTACTGTGGGCGGCGATGAGCTTGCAATTGGTGGCCTCCGGTGGCTAATCAAGCGAGGTGAGTGGTCGAGGAGAGGCTGTGTGAGGAGGGGAAGCTGAGGGCGTGCTCAATTTGAGAGGAGGAGTCCCCCTTTTATAGTTGGgggaggtggccgtggcgctcggctagggtcgccgtcgtcgtcgtcgttccagggcggcgaagaggcaagtgatgggcgcgtctggttgctggtgtcctggcaaggctgacgcgcgtgatggcggtgaagacgaggcTCTGAAGCGATGGCTAGGTTGATGGGAGCGTGCGTCACCGTGGCGGAAGGTCCTCGTCGTGGTCGTCGACTGCAGCGTTCCCGCGGGCAAGTGGCCATGTCCAGGAGGTGCAGGGTGGCGTCGTGCGTCGACTAGCGCAGAGATTGAGTGCGGAGGTGATGCGAGGGCTCCGGGCGGCTGACGCTCTGGGCGTGTCAGGGTTCGTGCCATGCGCGCACTGGCGCGTGCATGGGCgtgcctgggcgcgtctgggcgtggCGATTTCTGCCCGTTGTGGTGCGATTCTTCGTCGTGGCTTGGTCCGGTCATGCTCAGGTGAGTGAGATGAAGGGGAAGGACATGGCAGGGCAGGCTAGAGGTGACCAGAGAGAGAGTGAGCATGAGGGTGGCAtgacatgccacggcatggcatgctcTTGTCAATGTGGTCAAGCAGGGGTGCTGGCAAGTGGTGGAGATGATGCTGTGAGGTGAGAGGGTGCTCCAGGGGTGCAGAGGAGCTCAGGCTTGGACTTGGTCTCCTCCCAAATCCAGCATGGGCTCAAATAGATACCCTGCCTaacaagtgtttgatgaaatgcccgaaagaaaataatttttgaattttgcaaatctttttggtgggttgtaatcatatattatttgaagtatattggtggtggtggtggtcaaaatggagttgaattgcaaaacctcattttgcatatgatcttgaatTTGTTTCAAAGTTTCCACTTGGCTTGCTTCTCAATTGAATtctagacagagtttggggtgatggttttgggaaaagttgttctccttgatgttgtcttggatgaggtgcaaagagttggcaaagtgtagaaaggaaatttcaaaaatcaggggctcaaagtgggtatcatgttaaaattggcacaagtgaccataatcacatgtgagctcaaatttggttcaaatttgatttgaattgagtttgttggtttccaaaggtgttaataagtttttagtatccatttacaaccaatggtgcaaaccaaaatggtctaggttaaagatttgtaaaaatggcataggccatatgtgtgtgttgtgttgaattttataatttcttttcttatttcttttttttgtatttggatgatcaagcgatcatggttagggttttagagtaagtgtaaacacataagcaagcatcatggcaaaagaacACTCaattaattaataaggtgagctacatgcatagtcctatatgatgagaaaaagtttttgttggctctaatttttggattgttggaaactctctcttgcttcttttattgaaaacttgggatgttacaaacccttcccccttacaaaagatctcgtcccgagatctaaagaaaactaggtactaaagagatctgcgtattccttcttcatatcttcctcgcgttcccaagtggcttcttcttcggtgtgattactccattgtattttcaggaacttgatactcctggtgcgggtggtcctgaaagcttcttcaaggatgcgaataggcacttcgcggtatgttagatccttgttgatatcagtgGCTCTGTGgttgatgttcttgaacacttcggtcttctccggtacttctaggcacttccgaagcagtgagatgtgaaacacattttgCACAgtggacatttcttccggtagttcaagctgataagaaacttctcctcggcgactcagaactttgaagggtccgacatatctgggggcgagctttcctctgagttggaatctcaacattcctttgaggggtgacactttgagatacacaaaatctccgatctcgaatgtcatctctcggcgtctcttgtcggcatagctcttctgtcttgactgggcggtcttgaggtattcgcggatcttgtgcaccttctcttcggcttcttggAGAATAtccgggccgaagacttgactatctccgacttccgaccagttcagaggggtacggcacttccttccgtacagggcttcaaacggggccatctgtaagctggcttgataactgttgttgtaggagaattctgcgtaaggtaggcagtcttcccatttggatccatactctagcacacgggctctcaacatatcttccagtatctggttgactctctcggtctgtccgtcagtctgcgggtgataagctgtgctgaaattcagacgggttcctagtccttcatgcactttctgccagaatcttgaggtgaattgagatcctctatctgacacaattgacttcggggttccgtgcaggctgactattctggagatgtataactcagctagctttgggccttggtatgtggtcttgacggggatgaaatgtgcaaccttggtcaatctatcaataactacccaaatggagtcatttcctctgctagatttgggcaatcctgtgataaagtccataccgacagattcccatttccactcaggaatctgtagTGGTTGCAATAGTCCtgtgggtcgttgatgttctgctttgactcgttgacatatatcacacttggcgatgtagcttcctatctctcgcttcattccgtgccaccagaattgtaccttcaggtcttggtacatcttggttcctccggggtgaatggaatatagtgtatcgtgagcttccttcagaatgacttgcttcatctctgaatctgacggtacacacaggcgtccgttgtaccaaagaactccttcttcatctacggtgaatcctggtgcctttcctgcagctatctgactctttattccgtcaatgctggcatttcccttctgggcttcttttatctggctcatcaaggtgggttggagctcaatgctggctaagaatccttcgctcactagctctagtctgaactgttcaaactcttgatacaggctgggttgctctattgcga
It includes:
- the LOC127347530 gene encoding uncharacterized protein → MDVGNHTKIHHITAHGTTTLEVVYTNEEAIVERILAMYEKWLEKEKNMFVGLDLEYTPRSTCKRQEMAVVQIAMRQHVLVYHYNSSFKHCQALNNFFERKGITFASIDTRNDKVMLA